Below is a window of Apodemus sylvaticus chromosome 5, mApoSyl1.1, whole genome shotgun sequence DNA.
aagtaaaaaaaattgtgATAAAGGGATTTCatggagaaagacacacacacatgtgcacaacatATACTTATAAAATAGTTTTTCTGGGTTAAGTCACATTTACGGAAAAATAACCAAATGCTACTGAAATCATGTTAATTTTGCCTCTTCAGGTGTACATAAGCCTTTGAGGTTTTAATTCTTTGGAGACCTGGCTCTGAATTATTGTTTGCTTCCAGAATAAGTGTTCTGATTGTATGCAGTAAGTGAATCAGGGATTGTCTCTTCATGTCCTTGATGGGAAGTTATTTTCTTAACTAACTGCCTAGAATCTCTCAAGAGAGGGTTACTACCATGCAAGTGTTTAATCattatttctttcagaaaatgCTCATAGCTCTTGAAGCTGTTAAAGGTGATACAGAACAAAGTGAGTGTATTACAGTTCGGCCTATGATATGTGTTTGAAATATGGAAAAGAAACATCAGGATACATCTGAACCTTGAAACTCCCCATTGTGGAGTCTCTGAAGCAATCAGGCTTAGGTATTTTGTCCATATTGTGGTAAGACTAAATCATGCCATGTGTTGCATTTTCtgaattattgaaaatattttgaaaaattatagaaGATATTTTGAATACAAATGTTCTGTACTGAAAATTTCTAGGAGATTTTAAGTGTCTCATCTTTCCTTCATAAACGACAACAAAATGTGGTTAGGTGAATTTGGAATCTTATATAATAATTAAACAGAACCAATCATTCTACAATTTATTTATGTCTCAAAACACCACCTAGAAAATGAGAGTGTAAAGCTTTCATTACCATTTACAATAAAATTCTCTATTGTAGTAATTGTATTAAACATGGTCTAGAGGAAAGCTAAGGCCACATTAGACATGATGGATGTAAAGATTTTCACTCCACAGAAGATTTAAAGAAACATATTTAaatgaacacataaataaaacttaaatcgATAACTAGGGATTAGCAACAAAATATAAGAGGATAATATATTATCTTTTATGCTCACAAAATGCATAACTGTAAATGGATGACTCAAACATTCAGCAACATATAATGATTACAATGAAAATTTAGATTAGTCTGTCACTGTTCTATAAAATTTACCTGTTGCCTTGATTTTATAAGAAAATCACAATTAGTTTATGTCACTattaagtatttaaaattatatagtaAGTTGGTAAATTGTAGGTCATATAttgctacatttttatttattcaagagGGAtattcttgattttcataaataattttaaggtaAATCATTCTATGTAATGATATTGTTCTATAAATCTGAAATGGCTTAGACTTTCTTAactaaatcatttataaaatttttcTTGAATACATGTATTTTAcagttattattttatatatgttatcaCTATAGTTTATTTATCAAGAATGATGAGAGTTTAtgtaaaaataggaaataattcagtaaattttaatttctactaTAATATTGAGTGTCAGATCTCTTAATCTCAGAGGATGAAACTCTCGTGTTTATCATATTGTTTTGTTGAAGTTATgcatcttccctttctttcttctctattttgCATCTAAGATTATTGATTTTTCATGTCCACTTTTAAATGGTATCTATcacatgacatatatatatatatatatatatgtcatgtgtgtgtgtgtgtatacacatatatttttttctttttaaagaaagtccTTTAGGAATGTGAATAACTTCATCTCAAAACACATTTCAAATGAAATTGTATAATTAATGTGATGGAATTTAGATCATATGCCTAGACAGTTTTTAGGGTTACAGAATCTAAGCATACAAAGGCTAAATTGCCAAAAAAATGTACACAGTATTTGTAGAATGGCCCAGAAACAGAATTTAGAGATATTGCCACGTGCAAGAGTATTGCCTTATTATCCATTACAAACCTGCCCTAGGTAACTTGTCACTGAATTAAacattatttgtaatttttgGTGATAGTTTgtaataaaagaacacattttgtCTCATAACAGAACTGAACTGAcaatggaagaaaagaatgagACCACAGTGAGCGAGTTTCTATTTCTGGGTCTCACGAATCGTCTCTATCAGAAGATTGTACTTTTCATCATGCTCCTCTTTGTTTATCTTGTTACACTGGGAGGCAACTTGGGTATGGTCACTCTAATATGGGTGGACTCCAGACTGTATACACCTATGTACttttttcttagccatttgtCTTTTGTAGATATGTGTTCCTCTTCTTCCATAGCTCCTAGGATGCTGTATGACATATTTACAGAGAAAAAAGCTATCTCTTTTGTGGGTTGTGCTGTACAGTTATGGTTTGCTGGTCTTTTTGTGGGAACCGAATGTTTCCTCCTTGCAGCCATGGCATATGATCGGTATATAGCCATCTGTAAGCCCTTACTGTATACCCTAATCATGTCCAAGAGGGTCTGTGTACAGTTTGTTATAGGACCTTATCTTCTGGCTGCTATAAATATCACAACTCATACAACCTTGACCTTTTGCTTACCATTCTGTGGCCCCAATACCATAAACCATTTCTTCTGTGATATTTCCCCAATGCTTTCCTTAGCATGTGCTGACTCCTCTGTCAATAAGATAGTGCTTTTTGTCTTGGATGGAACAATAGGAGTGCTTAGTGGTCTGATAATCATAGTTTCCTACATCTGTATTTTGATGGCCATCTTGAAGATCCAGACCACTGATGGGAGGATGAAAGCCTTCTCTACTTGTTCCTCACACTTGGCAGCTGTTTCCATCCTATATGGAACTTTGTTCTTCATCTATGTTCGACCTAGTACTGATTCTTCACTAAATACCAATAAAGTTATTTCTCTATTTTATACTGTCATGATTCCCATGCTGAACCCCCTTATCTATAGCTTGAGGAACAAGGAAGTAAAAGATGCATTCAGAAGAAAAGTACAAGTGAAACATTTTCCAAGAGATTGGTAAGGCCAAGCTCTATTATTCTATGCCTTAAGTGTCAGAGCCGAATATATACTTTAAAAGACATACAGAAGTTCTTCCAATTAATAgatttgaagaaaatgaagaatttcaAGTATCTCTCACTGCCTACTGAGTCTTTCTGACACAATCAATGTTACAAAATTTTATGAAGATAAGCTGagaacatatatctatatatttgtataataacCTAGCATACTTATCTGATAACATATTTATATACTAACAAAAACACACGTGAAACAAAaggtaaatatatacataatgttAACTGTcagtacttttttattttgaattttattatatACTTAAATTCTTTATcaattcatcttttttatttcatttttatttattagatatatttttatttacatttcaaatgatttccccctttctggctccccactacccgaaagtcccataagccctactTTTTAATTAGACATAAAGATTAAAACCTTCATGAACCTAAAGCAACAGGAAACTGATTTGAAACAAATAGTGTAGGTCTTTAATATCATTCTCAACTTAAAATTTCAAcatttcctatctatctatctatctatctatctatctatctatctatgtgggCATGTATGTACTTTGTTCATGTGTAGAGTTCAGAGTTGTTTTTCACCTTCCAAACTATACGTTCTAGGGAtttaactcaggtcttcatgttcgTGGGAGATGCGCTTATCTATGGAGCTGCTCTCCTCATTCAATTAGTGACGTAGTgactgttttaatatttttttttatggttATTAGAAGAAGAATGTTTGAAATTGTCAATTCCAgttgtgggactgtttatatTTTCTGCCTCGTCAGTTCTTCAGCTTCCcattattttcaagttttgtttttagatgcTTGATTTTAGAATTATTAAGTGTTCTTGATAACTTGGTCCATTTGTTATCATATGTTTGTCTCTATCCTTGAACAGTTTATTTACTCTAGTACTTACTTGGTTTGATTTTAATATAGCTTCATGGAGacatttcattttagaaatgggTGTTCATAGAAGTTATAAGTAAGCTACCAATGAAATACTGGGTGAGATAAAAGAATTATATACCCTCTCTTCCTAATGGGGATGAATTAACATAGTACAACCCATGTCATCTGGCTCTACACAGTCTTCTCTCTCACGGACCCTTCTGTCATGAGCAGTTTATTATTTCCAGCTCTGAACTTACCTCACACTTCTCAGCTTTACTTTTACCTCCAGTTCAGctaaatttcattgttttttttttttttttttctagatgatTCTGTTTGGAAGTATTCTCACCCACTTAGCCTTTGTGATGTGACATTCCTTAGGAGTCAAATGTTtgctattgtttatttttatttaaactttccCACTTGGAAGTAAACAAATGATGTTTGGCACTGATATGTGCTTCTCAtgtgaatatcttcagtttttatCTAGATGACCTTATGAAAGTAAGTACAGCAGGGAGAGTTGTGTTACCCTGTGTTGGACACTCTGAGTTTATGCCACTGTGAGCATCCTGCCATCTAAGTGAGCAACAAATCACTGGAAGAAAAGTCAGACAATATGAGAATCCCATTGAAAGTGACAAAGTGTAAATTGTGTCAATGTTCTTGAAGAGAGAAAATTACTTTAAGCAAGGCAAATTACCATTCATTGCATTAGTCTCTGATGATAGAATATAGGATTCACTTATGAACTCATTGACTCTGTGGGAGGAAGATAGGATACAAAAGTAGAGAGGGCACTATTATAGATGTGTAAGAGGAAAGCAGGGAGGACATTAAAAAGGTAATAGAGGAGATGAAGATGCATATACATCGTATTCACAGGTAAGCACATTTTGAGGATAACTACTGCTCTGAAATAAATTTGTACAGGCTGATTTTAAAATTCAAGGTGAACTCTGGTTGGTCGTTTagttcttgggagctctcagaggtccggttagttgatattgttgatcttcccatggggttgcaatccccctcatCTCCTTCTGTCAttcttccaactcttccattgaggTCCTTGGTCTCAGGCTGATGGTTGGTTGTGAGTATCTggatctgtattggtcaggttctggcagaatctctcagggaacagctataccaggctcctgtcagcaagtgcttcttagcatcagcaatagtttctgggtttggtgcccctaagtggggcagtctctggatggtctttccttcagtctctgcttcagttttgtccctgcatttcctctGGTACACATAGAGAgatccatagctccagctacatatgtagcagaggatggccttatctagcatcagtAGTAGGGGAGGCCCTTgtttctgtggaggcttgatatcCCAGCATAAGGGGATGCTAAAACTATGAAGTGagaatgggtgggtaggtgggggagcaccctcatagatgcaaaggggagtggggatgggatggtGGTTTTgttgaggggaaactgggaaggggacaacatttgaaatgtaaataaataaaataaaaaaaaagattcaatgttctggaaagattcagtgaagcagtatagggcaaaaccagaacagggaagtgggaagggttgggtgggaaaacagggggagggaaggaggctgatgggactttcgggaagtgggggtctagaaaaaggaaaatcatttgaaatataaataaaaatatattgaataaaaaattgaTGAAAAAAAGATTCAAGGTGAAAAAGAGGGTCTTCTTAGCAagtaacacacacagacacacacatacaaaacacagaGTTTcattaagaataaaacatttttagaaagtAATATTTGGCCCTGATGCTGTTAAAATCATGTTAATTTTGTCCCTTTAGGTATGAGCTCCTGAGGCTAAGTAAGCTCTTTAGGGACCTGGCTTTGAGTTACATGTAGCTCCAGATgagattctttgttttgtgcagtAAGTGCGCGAACGTTCATCCAGGAATTCTTCCTTTATGATCAGGTCCATCACCAGGGGCAGATAATTTTCTTCATCAAGTACTtggaaagtcatgcttttcagaAAGGCTGTCACCATGCAGGGGGATGAATCTACCTTCCttattgaaaaaaatgtttattgccTTTGAAGTGGTAAAAGAAGTTGCAGAAAGGATATTCCTAAAGAAGTGAGTTCATTTCAGGTTGACCTATATGAAACTTATGAAATATGGATGAATAAAGCCCAGCATCAGTCTGAACATTAGAAACACAAAGTTCCATGAGACTGAACAGCTGGTTCATGCATTTTCTCCTGAAGGATATTGCCTGATTTTAAATAATATAGAGCCATTTTCATAGCAATgtattactaaaatattttatgtgttcttggcttttcctgcatgtgtatgtatatatatatataaaatgaaaaacatgtgAGAAGACTAATGCATGACAATTGATTAATGTGACTttccataatacatacatacttaaaaatgatacatattatatatttatatattaaatatatatccatatacatttaaaaacaatacattGCATATTAAAATTTGTATAGTTTTGTCAgttttaaatgaataattttgcAGTATATATCATACAAAAGGCATTCTAGATCCTAACATCAAGGCACAGGAAGAGCATAAAGATTCCATGATATATTTTGTGGAAGGTGAATTacttgcaataaataaataaaaacaaatcaatcaaGTGAATAGTCATTGCTCCAAATCTAGTTGCTGCATGTACTTGCCTTTGCTCCACAGTCACTTGAATTGGCATACTCGGATGATCATGAACAAAATCATTGCTGCAATGGGTAATAGTCCCCTTCCCCTAAATCTTAGCTTAATGCTTTTGACTGCTGAAAAATATGTAGTTAGCATTATTCAAATAATTTCAATCATTTTATACTTTTGAAACTATTTGAATAATGTAATCACTATCAGCTATTTCAGTGTCATATATTGACCTGCAGaaattatcaatattttatgtactgtatttttttattgaagGAACATAATTTGATTATgttgcaattttattttaataaataatcataCATAATCCTCCTCTAGGAGTTTGAAAATGTTGTTCTTCCTTGGATAATAAGGGATAAATTTATCATGAATAAAAGGCATAGTCAGCATCTCAGAAATGTTATTGTTTGATTTAAGTATGTATACCCAAGAAACTTACATAATATCAGAAACATTGAGATAGAATTTAGTATTATTTTGGCTTATTATATGATTAATTTTTCTGTACAATTTCAATGGCAAATGGCTGTTGCATCAGGTTTTTCCATCTGCTAGGTAAGCTTCATGTTCTTTAATGACATCAGCTGCTTTTAAAATCATATCTGTCAAAGactttgtacatttttttctttttatggagAGTTATTTACAAGCATGAACAATTATAATTACCCCAAAACAtagcaattattttttaaaatggatttttttgAAGAAAACTTAGAACATATAACTCTACAATCTTTATTGGAAGAGTTACCAAATCAAGAGAAATCAAGACCCTGTACCAAAGATTTTACATGATATTTTCATAGCTAACCGGCCATAGAAGCTACAAACAatcttttccttttcaataaTATTGTCCAATAATCTGTTAAAACCTCCTTCAGAAAACCTGTCATTGAATTTATACATTTGTAGTTGTTAGTG
It encodes the following:
- the LOC127684232 gene encoding olfactory receptor 998-like; this translates as MEEKNETTVSEFLFLGLTNRLYQKIVLFIMLLFVYLVTLGGNLGMVTLIWVDSRLYTPMYFFLSHLSFVDMCSSSSIAPRMLYDIFTEKKAISFVGCAVQLWFAGLFVGTECFLLAAMAYDRYIAICKPLLYTLIMSKRVCVQFVIGPYLLAAINITTHTTLTFCLPFCGPNTINHFFCDISPMLSLACADSSVNKIVLFVLDGTIGVLSGLIIIVSYICILMAILKIQTTDGRMKAFSTCSSHLAAVSILYGTLFFIYVRPSTDSSLNTNKVISLFYTVMIPMLNPLIYSLRNKEVKDAFRRKVQVKHFPRDW